From one Brevibacterium sp. 'Marine' genomic stretch:
- the guaB gene encoding IMP dehydrogenase, with protein MGIPEQESQAANDPFSLTGLTYDDVLLLPGDTDVIPSEASTASRLTKEIELNIPLVSAAMDTVTESRMAIAMARIGGLGIIHRNLSAEDQANQVDYVKRSESGMINDPLTITADKTLEELDEICGKYRISGLPVVDENNVLVGIVTNRDLRFVTRSEFPTRTVAETMTKMPLVTAPVGVAAEKAFELLAEHKVEKLPLVDDNNVIQGLITVKDFVKTEEYPLATKDDEGRLRVGAAVGFYGDAYERAGLLAEAGADVLVVDTANGHARGVTDMIKKVKSDPAFSAVQIIGGNVATKEGAQALVEAGVDAVKVGVGPGSICTTRVVAGVGVPQVTAVHLAAQAARAAGVPVIADGGLQYSGDIGKALVAGADTVMLGSLLAGCNESPGELIFVNGKQYKAYRGMGSLGAMAPRKGKSYSKDRYFQADIATDTDLIPEGIEGRVAYRGHLKQVAHQLTGGLRQTMFYVGARTVDELKAKGKFVRLTTAGLKESHPHDIQMTVEAPNYVVK; from the coding sequence ATGGGAATCCCTGAGCAGGAATCACAGGCCGCAAACGATCCGTTCTCGCTGACGGGACTCACGTATGACGATGTCCTCCTCCTGCCAGGCGACACCGATGTCATCCCTTCCGAAGCCTCCACGGCCTCCCGGCTGACCAAGGAGATCGAGCTCAACATTCCGCTCGTCTCCGCGGCGATGGACACCGTGACCGAATCCCGGATGGCGATCGCCATGGCCCGCATCGGCGGCCTGGGCATCATCCACCGCAACCTCTCCGCCGAGGATCAGGCGAACCAGGTCGATTACGTCAAGCGCTCCGAATCGGGCATGATCAACGACCCGCTGACGATCACCGCTGACAAGACGCTGGAAGAGCTCGACGAGATCTGCGGCAAGTACCGCATCTCCGGACTGCCCGTCGTCGATGAGAACAATGTGCTCGTGGGCATCGTGACCAACCGCGACCTGCGCTTCGTCACCCGCAGCGAGTTCCCCACGCGCACCGTTGCCGAGACCATGACGAAGATGCCGCTGGTCACTGCCCCCGTCGGCGTGGCCGCCGAGAAGGCCTTCGAGCTGCTTGCCGAACACAAAGTCGAGAAGCTGCCCCTCGTCGATGACAACAACGTCATCCAGGGCCTCATCACCGTCAAGGACTTCGTCAAGACCGAGGAATACCCGCTGGCCACCAAGGACGACGAGGGGCGCCTGCGAGTCGGTGCCGCCGTCGGATTCTACGGCGACGCCTACGAACGTGCAGGACTGCTCGCCGAGGCGGGAGCCGACGTCCTCGTCGTCGACACCGCCAATGGTCACGCCCGCGGAGTCACCGACATGATCAAGAAGGTCAAGTCCGATCCGGCGTTCTCCGCCGTGCAGATCATCGGCGGAAACGTTGCCACGAAGGAAGGCGCACAGGCGCTCGTCGAGGCCGGAGTCGACGCCGTCAAGGTCGGCGTGGGACCCGGATCGATCTGCACCACCCGCGTCGTCGCAGGTGTCGGCGTCCCGCAGGTCACCGCCGTCCACCTCGCCGCTCAGGCCGCCCGAGCCGCCGGCGTCCCGGTCATCGCCGACGGCGGACTCCAGTACTCCGGTGACATCGGCAAGGCGCTGGTCGCCGGTGCCGACACCGTCATGCTCGGCTCCCTGCTGGCCGGATGCAACGAGTCGCCGGGCGAACTCATCTTCGTCAACGGCAAGCAGTACAAGGCCTACCGAGGCATGGGCTCGCTGGGCGCGATGGCTCCGCGCAAGGGCAAGTCGTATTCGAAGGACCGCTACTTCCAGGCCGATATCGCCACCGACACCGACCTCATCCCCGAGGGCATCGAAGGTCGCGTCGCCTATCGCGGTCACCTCAAGCAGGTCGCCCACCAGCTCACCGGAGGTCTGCGCCAGACGATGTTCTACGTCGGCGCCCGCACCGTCGACGAGCTCAAGGCCAAGGGCAAATTCGTCCGTCTGACCACGGCTGGGCTGAAGGAAAGCCACCCGCACGATATCCAGATGACCGTTGAGGCCCCGAACTACGTCGTGAAGTGA
- a CDS encoding acyl-CoA dehydrogenase family protein, which translates to MTATPDTASTKANPEVARSAEPAAEPTTPRTTHTVFNQAPPRRDINEFTLNTALKDALAHYAPDAAHDELDRIGALVGSADFINDARLANVHGPVLRTHDDWGNRVDEIEFHPAYHRIIGDALDAEAHSYAWTHPGPGANVERAVRFMLFSQIEPGHACPVSMTHAVVPSLRADSALADFWVPRATAADFDPRRIDPAAKTAVTFGMAMTEKQGGSDIRANTTYAVPSGDHYLLTGHKWFCSAPQSDAFLVIAQLDEGPSCFVVPRVLSGGDLNSVRIQRLKDKLGNRSNASSEVEFDATHGWLLGEPGRGVRTIIEMVAQTRLDCVLGSAAGMRQSVAEAAWHARGRAAFGTTLIDQPLMRAVIADLELETEAATYTALHLAAAYDDDSAEAADFRRLATAVGKYWICKRGPEHAYEALECLGGNGYTEAFPLARRYREQPVMAVWEGSGNVIVLDVLRALAREPRSAKSFLGFLETGLGKHADFDAAYESLARSLQSAVQDLDSGDAAAQAALQGRGRVLVEKMALLMQAAILFESAPAEVASSFAAARLGADRGREYGALPDGVDIDFLVERA; encoded by the coding sequence ATGACCGCGACGCCCGACACCGCGTCAACGAAAGCGAACCCTGAAGTCGCGCGCTCCGCAGAACCTGCGGCGGAACCCACCACCCCGCGGACGACGCATACGGTGTTCAACCAGGCGCCGCCTCGGCGAGATATCAACGAATTCACGCTGAACACGGCCCTGAAGGATGCGCTCGCCCACTATGCGCCGGATGCCGCGCATGACGAGCTCGACCGCATCGGAGCGCTCGTCGGCAGCGCCGACTTCATCAATGACGCGCGCCTGGCCAACGTCCACGGGCCGGTGCTGCGCACCCACGACGACTGGGGCAACCGCGTCGACGAGATCGAGTTCCACCCGGCCTACCATCGGATCATCGGCGATGCGCTCGATGCGGAAGCCCACTCCTACGCCTGGACGCACCCCGGGCCGGGGGCGAACGTCGAACGAGCCGTGCGGTTCATGCTCTTCTCCCAGATCGAACCCGGCCACGCCTGCCCGGTGTCGATGACGCACGCGGTCGTGCCGTCCCTGCGCGCCGACTCCGCGCTCGCCGATTTCTGGGTCCCGCGCGCCACCGCTGCCGACTTTGATCCGCGGCGGATCGACCCGGCGGCGAAGACCGCAGTGACCTTCGGCATGGCGATGACGGAGAAGCAGGGCGGATCGGACATCCGCGCAAACACCACCTACGCGGTTCCGTCCGGAGACCACTACCTCCTCACCGGCCACAAATGGTTCTGTTCGGCTCCGCAGTCCGACGCCTTCCTCGTCATCGCCCAACTCGATGAGGGACCGAGCTGCTTCGTCGTGCCCCGAGTGCTGTCCGGCGGTGACCTCAATTCGGTGCGGATCCAGCGGCTCAAGGACAAGCTCGGGAACAGATCCAATGCCTCCTCGGAAGTCGAGTTCGACGCCACGCACGGGTGGCTGCTGGGTGAGCCGGGCAGGGGAGTGCGCACGATCATCGAGATGGTCGCCCAGACCCGGCTCGACTGCGTCCTCGGTTCGGCCGCGGGGATGCGCCAAAGTGTGGCCGAGGCGGCCTGGCACGCCCGCGGGCGTGCGGCCTTCGGCACCACGCTCATCGACCAGCCGCTCATGCGCGCGGTCATCGCCGACCTCGAGCTCGAAACCGAAGCGGCCACCTACACGGCACTGCACCTGGCGGCCGCCTATGACGACGACAGCGCCGAGGCGGCCGACTTCCGGCGTCTGGCCACGGCCGTCGGGAAATACTGGATCTGCAAACGCGGTCCAGAACACGCGTACGAAGCACTCGAGTGCCTCGGCGGCAACGGCTACACCGAAGCGTTCCCACTGGCCCGCCGCTACCGGGAGCAGCCGGTGATGGCGGTGTGGGAAGGCTCCGGAAACGTCATCGTCCTCGACGTGCTGCGTGCCTTGGCCCGTGAGCCGCGAAGTGCCAAGTCGTTCCTCGGCTTCCTCGAGACCGGCTTGGGCAAGCACGCGGACTTCGATGCAGCCTACGAATCGTTGGCGCGGTCGCTGCAGTCAGCGGTGCAGGATCTGGATTCCGGGGATGCGGCGGCGCAGGCGGCCCTGCAGGGGCGAGGCCGAGTTCTCGTGGAGAAGATGGCGCTGCTCATGCAGGCGGCGATCCTCTTCGAATCCGCGCCAGCTGAAGTGGCATCGAGTTTTGCGGCGGCCCGCCTCGGTGCCGATCGAGGCCGCGAATACGGTGCCCTGCCCGACGGCGTCGACATCGACTTCCTCGTCGAGCGGGCGTGA
- a CDS encoding AMP-binding protein: MKLGTMLDTTVLRHPDKEALVFEDQRLTYTELRHRALKAAQVLADNGVGSGDVVAIMTFNVPGFVFAAFGAWYLGATVVPVNHKFQTPEVEYTIEHSGARLGIVSTELAEIARAGAPDITWLETEPNTPGSFDVQLDAAAEAEPGDFTDEQVAQILYTSGTTSSPKGCVHSHRNIFQVGTLINLNMGYRSDDRYLICMPIWHSAPLNIALIPTIQMGGTVVLQRAYHPVESMQIIAAEQITTFFGPTVAYVAPIMTAKKLGFDFADYDFSSIRRWNYGGAPIDRATAAMLIEAYGTNQFYNLFGMSEMGPTGCLLGPEDQLSKAGSVGRHAMVGNAMRVVTADGAEAGPGQTGEIWFAGDTRMREYLGNPQATEAAFEGEWYKTGDLARLDEDGYLFIVDRSKDVIIVGGENVFSLEVEEAIIAHDRVADVAVVAKPDPQWGEQVVAFITTTDGEDFSVDELRDFLSDKLARYKLPREIFTIDELPRNPSGKLLKHRLRSQVAAG, translated from the coding sequence ATGAAGCTCGGAACCATGCTCGACACCACCGTTCTGCGGCACCCGGACAAGGAGGCTCTGGTCTTCGAGGATCAGCGCCTCACCTACACCGAGCTGCGGCACCGGGCACTCAAGGCAGCCCAGGTGCTCGCCGACAACGGCGTCGGCTCCGGCGATGTCGTGGCCATCATGACCTTCAATGTCCCGGGGTTCGTCTTCGCCGCCTTCGGTGCGTGGTACCTCGGCGCGACTGTCGTGCCGGTCAACCACAAGTTCCAAACTCCGGAGGTCGAATACACGATCGAGCACTCGGGAGCGAGGCTCGGCATCGTCAGCACCGAACTCGCCGAGATCGCGCGGGCCGGAGCACCGGACATCACCTGGCTGGAGACCGAACCCAACACCCCGGGCAGCTTCGACGTGCAGCTCGATGCCGCCGCAGAGGCCGAACCCGGCGACTTCACCGATGAACAGGTCGCGCAGATCCTCTACACCTCGGGCACGACGAGCTCACCGAAGGGCTGCGTGCATTCGCATCGCAACATCTTCCAGGTCGGCACGCTCATCAACCTCAATATGGGCTACCGCAGCGACGACCGGTACCTCATCTGCATGCCGATCTGGCATTCGGCTCCGCTGAATATCGCCCTCATCCCGACGATCCAGATGGGTGGGACCGTCGTCCTCCAGCGGGCGTATCACCCGGTGGAGTCGATGCAGATCATCGCAGCGGAGCAGATCACGACGTTCTTCGGACCCACTGTCGCCTATGTCGCGCCGATCATGACCGCGAAGAAGCTCGGCTTCGATTTCGCCGACTACGACTTCTCGTCCATTCGCCGGTGGAACTACGGCGGCGCTCCGATCGACCGCGCGACGGCGGCCATGCTCATCGAGGCCTACGGGACGAACCAGTTCTACAACCTCTTCGGCATGTCCGAGATGGGTCCGACCGGCTGCCTTCTCGGGCCCGAGGATCAGCTGAGCAAGGCGGGATCCGTCGGCCGGCACGCCATGGTCGGCAACGCCATGCGCGTGGTCACGGCCGACGGCGCCGAGGCGGGCCCCGGTCAGACCGGCGAGATCTGGTTCGCCGGTGACACCCGGATGCGCGAATACCTCGGCAATCCCCAAGCCACCGAGGCGGCCTTCGAGGGTGAGTGGTACAAGACCGGTGATCTCGCCCGGCTCGACGAGGACGGGTATCTCTTCATCGTCGATCGATCGAAAGACGTCATCATCGTCGGCGGTGAGAACGTGTTCTCCCTCGAGGTCGAGGAGGCCATCATCGCTCACGACCGGGTCGCCGATGTCGCTGTCGTGGCGAAGCCGGATCCGCAGTGGGGCGAGCAGGTCGTCGCCTTCATCACGACCACCGATGGCGAGGACTTCTCCGTCGATGAGCTGCGCGACTTCCTCTCCGATAAGCTCGCGCGCTACAAGCTCCCGCGCGAGATCTTCACCATCGACGAGCTGCCGCGCAACCCGTCGGGCAAACTGCTCAAGCACAGGCTGCGCAGTCAGGTGGCCGCCGGCTGA
- a CDS encoding pseudouridine synthase: protein MPRSPLPPREGISATALRAPGGKATHAKNHLPVPDSIGDWLETEFPEAAPESRQALLTDGDMCDEAGRTVTWDDPVIPGGFYFFHRPVPPEERIPFDVGIVFEDEDLIVVDKPHFLASTPNGCFVRECVVTRLRVDLDQPDLVAIHRLDRITAGLLVLSKRPETRGRYQRLFQDRRVHKTYRALASAPPADMEFPVIRESRLVKPVGGRQVLEVAGEPNAVSRIRLVRTIGARGLSPSRTRVDTDGAGPPRRGGGDHAPSEWAGDGDEGPPRGGVAEYELAPVTGKTHQLRVHMNALGLPILGDPVYPVDLAPDPYDFSSPLQLLAAEIAFDDPLTGCPRHFSSRLSLDPGAVAAS, encoded by the coding sequence ATGCCCCGCAGTCCGCTCCCGCCTCGAGAGGGAATCTCGGCGACCGCTCTGCGCGCTCCCGGTGGCAAGGCCACCCACGCGAAGAACCACCTGCCCGTTCCCGACTCGATCGGGGACTGGCTGGAGACCGAATTCCCCGAGGCGGCCCCCGAGTCCCGACAGGCGCTGCTGACCGATGGGGACATGTGCGACGAGGCGGGGCGCACGGTGACCTGGGACGATCCGGTCATTCCCGGCGGGTTCTACTTCTTCCACCGTCCGGTCCCACCCGAAGAGCGGATCCCCTTCGACGTCGGGATCGTGTTCGAGGACGAGGACCTGATCGTCGTCGACAAACCTCATTTCCTCGCCAGCACCCCGAACGGATGCTTCGTGCGCGAATGCGTCGTCACCCGGCTGCGTGTCGATCTCGACCAGCCCGACCTCGTCGCCATCCACCGCCTCGACCGGATCACCGCCGGTCTGCTGGTCCTGTCGAAACGGCCCGAGACGCGCGGCCGCTACCAGCGTCTGTTCCAAGACCGCAGGGTCCACAAGACCTACCGAGCCCTGGCGTCGGCGCCACCGGCAGACATGGAGTTTCCTGTCATCCGCGAATCACGTTTGGTCAAACCGGTCGGCGGACGCCAAGTGCTCGAAGTCGCAGGGGAGCCGAACGCGGTCAGTCGGATCCGCCTCGTGCGCACCATCGGAGCACGGGGACTCAGCCCCAGTAGGACTCGAGTGGATACGGATGGCGCTGGGCCGCCTCGGCGAGGGGGAGGTGACCATGCACCGTCCGAATGGGCGGGAGACGGAGACGAAGGGCCGCCTCGGGGAGGGGTTGCCGAGTACGAACTTGCGCCGGTCACGGGCAAGACGCACCAGTTGCGGGTGCACATGAACGCGCTCGGGCTGCCCATCCTCGGTGATCCGGTCTATCCGGTCGATCTTGCCCCGGATCCGTACGACTTCTCGTCGCCGCTGCAGCTGTTGGCCGCGGAGATCGCATTCGACGATCCGCTGACGGGGTGCCCGCGCCATTTCAGCTCGCGTCTGAGCCTCGACCCGGGTGCCGTCGCTGCGTCCTGA
- a CDS encoding GntR family transcriptional regulator: protein MSPHSPGCTSEAIVALVRTRITDGEYPAGSPVRDGALAKEFNVSRNTARESLSLLRHAGLLTQEPNRGFFVSTFGIDELKDLYRARRVFEIRAVQESQDATDEAMAAVEASVVRAETAPKNETWADAQEHSASFHRAIVGLLGSPLLDEFYLNLMARLSTTFSRSPEPGKYHSHWANPHRDILEKMKSGDRQGAEGLLRIHLDDSEASTLDLARSVGEGR, encoded by the coding sequence ATGAGTCCACATTCCCCCGGCTGCACGTCAGAGGCGATCGTCGCCCTTGTCCGCACCCGCATCACCGACGGTGAATACCCGGCGGGAAGTCCGGTCCGCGATGGTGCCTTGGCCAAGGAGTTCAACGTTTCGCGCAACACCGCCCGCGAATCGCTGAGCCTGCTGCGCCACGCCGGGCTGCTCACCCAGGAACCCAACCGGGGCTTCTTCGTCTCCACCTTCGGCATCGACGAGCTCAAGGACCTCTACCGTGCCCGCCGGGTCTTCGAGATCCGCGCCGTCCAGGAATCGCAGGACGCCACCGACGAGGCGATGGCCGCCGTCGAAGCCTCCGTGGTCCGGGCCGAAACCGCACCGAAGAACGAAACCTGGGCCGATGCGCAGGAACACTCGGCATCGTTCCACCGCGCGATCGTCGGCCTCCTCGGTTCACCACTTCTCGACGAGTTCTACCTCAACCTCATGGCTCGGCTGTCGACGACGTTCTCGCGCTCGCCCGAACCCGGCAAATACCACTCGCACTGGGCGAACCCGCACCGGGACATCCTCGAGAAGATGAAATCCGGGGACCGGCAGGGCGCCGAAGGACTGCTGCGCATCCACCTCGACGACTCCGAAGCATCGACCCTCGACCTTGCACGGTCCGTGGGGGAGGGGCGGTAG
- a CDS encoding low temperature requirement protein A, which produces MTAQTRFRLVPMTPRDPSEEGRTASTLELFFDLVFVVAVSTAAVSLHHALTEGHTVDGIVNYAIVFFGIWWAWMNFTWFATSFDVDDWLYRVLTIAQMGGVLVLASGIGPAFEDHDFSVLIYAYVVMRLALVAQWLRASRSAGAARRATLIYAGGIAVVQVLWLASLMLPGSMFTFALVVLIVAELAVPIVAERTGTTPWHPHHITERYGLFTLIVLGESLLGSANAIIEALHDTEELGSLIWVAVLVLIATAALWWIYFWPPHHRVIGSLSRSLAYGYGHYFIFAAAGAFSAGIEVEIDVLTGHSELHQPWASFAYTVPLAVFVFGIWLLAIRRHADPIVNTVVPAAGVVVLLDPLLPVPFALTAVILTGVVAVLVWRRPREVSAAD; this is translated from the coding sequence GTGTTCGTTGTCGCGGTGAGCACCGCCGCCGTGTCACTGCACCACGCCCTCACCGAGGGCCATACGGTCGACGGGATCGTCAACTACGCCATCGTGTTCTTCGGGATCTGGTGGGCCTGGATGAACTTCACCTGGTTCGCCACCTCTTTCGACGTCGACGACTGGCTGTACCGAGTGCTCACCATCGCGCAGATGGGCGGAGTGCTGGTGCTTGCCTCCGGCATCGGACCCGCCTTTGAGGACCACGACTTCTCCGTACTGATCTACGCCTACGTCGTCATGCGCCTCGCGCTCGTGGCCCAATGGCTGCGTGCCTCCCGTTCGGCGGGCGCGGCACGCCGTGCCACCCTCATCTACGCGGGCGGGATCGCTGTCGTGCAGGTCCTGTGGCTCGCCTCCCTGATGCTGCCTGGCTCGATGTTCACCTTCGCGCTCGTCGTGCTCATCGTCGCAGAGCTCGCCGTGCCGATCGTCGCCGAACGCACGGGGACCACTCCCTGGCATCCTCATCACATCACCGAGCGGTATGGTCTGTTCACTCTGATCGTGCTCGGAGAGAGCCTGCTCGGCTCCGCCAATGCGATCATCGAGGCACTCCACGACACCGAGGAGCTCGGTTCGCTCATCTGGGTCGCCGTCCTCGTGCTCATCGCGACCGCAGCCCTGTGGTGGATCTACTTCTGGCCGCCCCATCATCGCGTGATCGGCAGCTTGTCCCGGTCGCTGGCCTATGGCTACGGGCACTACTTCATCTTCGCGGCCGCCGGTGCGTTCTCCGCCGGCATCGAAGTGGAGATCGATGTCCTCACCGGACACAGCGAACTGCACCAGCCGTGGGCATCATTCGCCTACACGGTCCCGCTCGCTGTCTTCGTCTTCGGCATCTGGCTGCTCGCGATCCGGCGGCACGCGGATCCCATCGTCAACACCGTCGTGCCGGCGGCCGGCGTCGTGGTGCTCTTGGACCCGCTCCTGCCGGTGCCGTTCGCCCTGACTGCCGTCATTCTGACAGGCGTCGTCGCCGTCCTCGTCTGGCGACGGCCGCGCGAAGTCTCCGCTGCCGACTGA
- a CDS encoding TetR/AcrR family transcriptional regulator: MAYRATQRTRANAEARRAEIERAARHVIARGGFASASVAAVAAEAACSAGSIYTYFSNRDELLRLVFDQAAGHELDVIAGTVDEASTAAEVAESTVEVFVRRAVAGRRLAHALLLEEVPEPVQSERLRLRRGYVAVIGEALGRVGGTTIPAEVVARSIVGSVGENLVDILDPATPNPSSAEIETLIKALTTFTRSALGEP; encoded by the coding sequence ATGGCGTACCGCGCAACCCAGCGCACTCGGGCCAACGCCGAGGCACGCCGGGCCGAGATCGAACGTGCCGCTCGACATGTCATCGCTCGCGGAGGATTCGCCTCGGCGAGCGTGGCCGCGGTCGCCGCCGAAGCTGCCTGCAGCGCCGGATCGATCTACACGTATTTCAGCAACCGTGATGAGCTGCTGCGGCTGGTCTTCGACCAGGCCGCCGGCCACGAACTCGACGTCATCGCCGGCACCGTCGACGAAGCATCCACTGCCGCCGAGGTCGCGGAATCGACCGTCGAAGTCTTCGTCCGCCGAGCCGTGGCCGGGCGCAGGCTCGCCCACGCGCTGCTGCTTGAAGAGGTCCCCGAACCCGTGCAGAGCGAACGGCTGCGGCTGCGCCGAGGATACGTCGCCGTCATCGGGGAAGCCCTTGGCCGGGTGGGCGGTACGACGATCCCCGCCGAGGTGGTTGCTCGGTCGATCGTCGGAAGCGTGGGAGAGAACCTCGTCGACATCCTCGATCCGGCCACCCCGAATCCGAGCTCCGCAGAGATCGAGACCCTCATCAAGGCACTGACCACGTTCACCCGATCCGCATTAGGAGAACCATGA
- a CDS encoding pyridoxal-dependent decarboxylase, which produces MTTSLLYDTEATPTSAPLQTPEIPHTDALLGAHSADEYTSLMHDVVDILGERFRTIERAASAKDRSGLQVAVDAVDLDTAGVGNAEALREVDALYADNAVWFHHPSYVAHLNCPVAVPAVAAEAMLAAINTSVDTYDQSEVATLMERRLIEWTCGHLGFAGGDGIFTSGGTQSNLQALFLARENVLGEVAGHDETEPRRGGPGLGAPTRRDLLSRLRILATDQAHFSVSRAAFLLGLDAEAVVTVPTDQSGRMDAEALNASLLAIEANDQIPMAVVATAGTTDRGVIDPLETIAGVCESANVWLHVDAAYGGGLLWAPARAHLLDGISGATSVTIDFHKTFFQPVSSSALLIRDASLFAPTIHHHDYLNPEAEAHEADAEPNQVDKSLQTTRRFDALKLWTTLRARGAGEIGSMLDTVCDLAADVRELLEAQADFEVLGASDLSTVLFRFTPATADPATCDELVPLIRRVLFRSGRAAIARTVIDGTPWLKLTLLNPDTSIDDVTAVLDLVRATGHGILAGRDLEDAATEGGAA; this is translated from the coding sequence GTGACGACTTCTCTGCTCTACGACACCGAAGCGACACCCACCTCAGCACCCCTTCAGACCCCCGAAATCCCCCACACCGATGCCCTCCTCGGCGCCCACAGCGCAGACGAGTACACATCGCTCATGCACGACGTCGTCGACATCCTCGGCGAACGTTTCCGCACCATCGAGCGGGCCGCCTCGGCGAAGGATCGCTCCGGACTCCAGGTCGCAGTCGATGCCGTCGACCTCGACACCGCAGGCGTCGGCAACGCCGAAGCCCTGCGCGAAGTCGACGCCCTCTACGCCGACAATGCCGTGTGGTTCCACCACCCCAGCTACGTCGCCCACCTCAACTGCCCGGTCGCCGTCCCCGCCGTCGCCGCCGAAGCGATGCTCGCCGCCATCAACACCTCGGTCGACACCTACGACCAATCCGAGGTCGCCACCCTCATGGAACGCCGGCTCATCGAGTGGACCTGCGGCCACCTCGGCTTCGCCGGCGGCGACGGAATCTTCACCTCCGGAGGCACCCAGTCGAACCTCCAGGCGCTGTTTCTTGCCCGCGAAAACGTCCTCGGCGAGGTGGCAGGACACGATGAGACCGAACCTCGCCGAGGCGGCCCTGGCCTGGGCGCGCCCACCCGTCGTGACCTGCTGTCCCGGCTGCGGATCCTCGCGACCGACCAGGCCCACTTCTCCGTGTCGCGCGCGGCATTCCTCCTCGGCCTCGACGCCGAGGCGGTCGTGACCGTCCCGACCGACCAGTCCGGCCGAATGGACGCCGAAGCGCTCAACGCCAGCCTCCTCGCGATCGAGGCGAACGACCAGATCCCCATGGCCGTCGTCGCCACCGCCGGAACCACCGACCGCGGTGTCATCGACCCGCTCGAGACCATCGCCGGGGTCTGCGAATCAGCGAACGTGTGGCTGCACGTCGACGCCGCATACGGCGGCGGACTGCTCTGGGCCCCGGCTCGCGCCCACCTGCTCGACGGGATCTCCGGGGCCACCTCGGTGACCATCGACTTCCATAAGACGTTCTTCCAGCCGGTGTCCTCCTCGGCCCTGCTCATCAGGGACGCGAGCCTGTTCGCGCCGACGATCCACCACCACGACTACCTCAACCCCGAAGCCGAAGCGCACGAAGCCGACGCCGAACCGAACCAGGTCGACAAGTCCCTGCAGACCACCCGCCGCTTCGACGCGCTCAAGCTCTGGACGACGCTGCGCGCCCGTGGGGCAGGCGAGATCGGATCGATGCTCGACACAGTCTGCGACCTCGCGGCCGACGTCCGGGAGCTGCTCGAGGCCCAGGCGGACTTCGAGGTGCTCGGCGCCTCGGACCTGTCCACGGTGCTGTTCCGCTTCACCCCGGCGACCGCGGACCCGGCCACCTGCGACGAACTCGTCCCGCTCATCCGCCGAGTCCTCTTCCGCTCCGGCCGCGCCGCCATCGCCCGCACCGTCATCGACGGAACGCCGTGGCTCAAACTCACCCTGCTCAACCCCGACACCAGCATCGATGACGTCACCGCCGTGCTCGACCTCGTCCGTGCCACCGGGCACGGCATTCTCGCTGGCCGGGATCTCGAGGACGCCGCAACCGAAGGAGGCGCAGCATGA